In a single window of the Anguilla rostrata isolate EN2019 chromosome 4, ASM1855537v3, whole genome shotgun sequence genome:
- the hook1 gene encoding protein Hook homolog 1 isoform X1 yields MDLNKTVLCESLIIWLQTFNTAAPCKTALDLTTGVAMSQALHQIDPTWFSESWLSRIKGDVGDNWRLKMNNLKKVLQMMVDYYNEVLAQQISDFPLPDLVLVAEHSDPVELGRLLQLILGCAVKCERKQEYIQIIMTLEESVQHVVMTAIQELMSRETMTQFGAEPLGDVELQLKKAMEEMAELVAQKEELAQRCQELDVQVTILQEERNSLLAENDVLTDRANQLDSFDDPSTPSGKKHSQLQLQLEQLQEENFRLEAAKDDYRIHCEELEKQLIEVQHRNDELTSLAEESRSLKDELDILRSCSDRAVKLEASVETYRKKLEDLSDLRRQVKTLEEKNMTYMQNTVSLEEELRKANAARTQLETYKRQVQELHRKLSEESRRADNLAFEMKKFEEKHETVLKEKERIIIERDSLKETNEELRCTQAQQDQLLQAGLFPAGSPSHDNLAAEILPIEFREKFIRLQHENKMLLLQQEGSENDRIAELQVQLEEAHRHKSGLDTEKRLNQERIRELQLQVEDLQKALQGQGAKTEDSHLKKKLDAHMVQLNEAQDEIMKKKELIEDLQPDSAQTTLKIDELLAALKKKDEDMRAMEDRYKMYLEKARNVIRALDPKLNPASVEIQSLKNQLAEKDKRIINLERECEQAKLREYEEKLIVTAWYNKSLSFQKLAIESRLAGRSSSSIVPPGQSFLAQQRQVTNARRPVSVNAPAASSK; encoded by the exons ATGGATTTGAACAAAACTGTGCTGTGCGAAAGTCTTATAATTTGG TTGCAGACCTTCAACACCGCGGCGCCATGTAAGACTGCGCTGGACCTGACTACTGGAGTTGCCATGTCCCAGGCGCTCCATCAGAT AGACCCCACATGGTTCAGTGAAAGCTGGCTGAGCCGTATTAAAGGAGATGTGGGTGACAACTGGCGACTAAAG ATGAACAACCTGAAAAAAGTGCTTCAGATGATGGTGGATTACTATAACGAG GTTCTGGCCCAACAGATTTCTGATTTCCCCCTGCCGGATCTGGTCCTAGTGGCCGAGCACTCTGACCCTGTGGAGCTAGGGCGCCTCCTACAGTTGATTTTGGGCTGTGCTGTCAAGTGTGAAAGGAAACAAG AGTACATTCAGATCATTATGACTTTGGAGGAGTCAGTGCAACATGTCGTGATGACTGCCATTCAGGAG CTGATGAGCAGGGAAACGATGACACAGTTTGGAGCAGAACCTCTTGGGGACGTTGAACTGCAG CTGAAGAAGGCCATGGAGGAAATGGCGGAGCTCGTGGCACAGAAAGAAGAGCTGGCACAGAGGTGCCAGGAGCTGGATGTTCAG gtcACTATTCTtcaggaggagaggaacagcCTGCTGGCGGAGAATGATGTGCTGACGGACCGGGCCAACCAGCTGGACTCCTTCGATGACCCCAGCACCCCCTCAGGGAAGAAGCACAGccagctccagctgcagcttgaacagctgcaggaggagaattTCAG ACTGGAGGCTGCTAAGGACGACTACCGCATCCACTgtgaggagctggagaagcagctTATTGAGGTTCAACATCGCAATGATGAGCTGACCAGCCTGGCAGAGGAGTCCCGCTCCCTCAAGGATGAGCTGGACATCCTGAG GAGCTGCTCGGACCGGGCCGTCAAGCTGGAGGCCTCAGTGGAGACCTACAGGAAGAAGCTGGAGGACCTGAGTGACCTGCGGCGCCAGGTGAAGACCCTGGAGGAGAAGAACATGACCTACATGCAGAACACCGTCAGTCTGGAGGAGGAGCTCCGCAAGGCCAATGCAGCCCGCACGCAGCTGGAGACCTACAAGAGACAG GTCCAGGAGCTGCACAGAAAGCTGTCAGAGGAATCCCGCAGGGCTGATAACTTGGCCTTTGAAATGAAGAAGTTTGAGGAAAAGCATGAAACtgtgttaaaagaaaaagag AGGATAATTATCGAGCGGGACTCCTTAAAAGAGACTAATGAGGAGCTGCGTTGCACACAAGCCCAACAAGATCAGCTCTTGCAAGCAG GACTTTTTCCTGCTGGAAGTCCAAGCCATGACAACCTCGCTGCTGAAATCTTGCCTATAGAGTTCAG GGAGAAGTTCATTCGACTGCAGCATGAGAACAAGATGCTGCTTCTGCAGCAGGAGGGCTCGGAGAACGACCGCATCGCCGAGCTGCAGGTCCAGCTCGAGGAGGCTCACCGCCACAAAAGCGGACTGGACACCGAGAAGAG GTTGAACCAGGAAAGGATCCGTGAACTGCAGCTTCAAGTGGAGGATCTCCAGAAAGCCCTGCAGGGGCAGGGAGCCAAGACTGAGGAC TCTCACCTGAAAAAGAAGCTTGATGCTCACAT GGTCCAGTTAAATGAAGCCCAGGATGAGATTATGAAGAAGAAGGAGTTGATTGAAGACCTGCAGCCAGACTCTGCACAGACCA CACTGAAGATAGACGAGCTTCTGGCTGCCCTCAAGAAGAAGGACGAGGACATGAGAGCAATGGAGGATCGCTACAAAATGTACTTGGAAAAGGCCCGCAAT GTGATAAGGGCCCTGGATCCCAAGCTGAACCCAGCCAGTGTTGAGATCCAGTCCCTGAAGAATCAGCTTGCTGAGAAGGATAAGAGAATCATCAATCTGgag CGCGAGTGTGAGCAGGCGAAACTTCGAGAATACGAAGAAAAGCTGATCGTTACTGCGTGGTACAACAAG AGCCTGAGCTTCCAGAAACTTGCCATCGAATCCCGGCTGGCGggccgctcctcttcctccatcgTGCCGCCCGGCCAGTCCTTCCTGGCACAGCAACGGCAGGTGACCAACGCTCGGCGCCCGGTCTCCGTCAACGCACCGGCCGCGTCCTCCAAGTAG
- the hook1 gene encoding protein Hook homolog 1 isoform X2: MRSMLQTFNTAAPCKTALDLTTGVAMSQALHQIDPTWFSESWLSRIKGDVGDNWRLKMNNLKKVLQMMVDYYNEVLAQQISDFPLPDLVLVAEHSDPVELGRLLQLILGCAVKCERKQEYIQIIMTLEESVQHVVMTAIQELMSRETMTQFGAEPLGDVELQLKKAMEEMAELVAQKEELAQRCQELDVQVTILQEERNSLLAENDVLTDRANQLDSFDDPSTPSGKKHSQLQLQLEQLQEENFRLEAAKDDYRIHCEELEKQLIEVQHRNDELTSLAEESRSLKDELDILRSCSDRAVKLEASVETYRKKLEDLSDLRRQVKTLEEKNMTYMQNTVSLEEELRKANAARTQLETYKRQVQELHRKLSEESRRADNLAFEMKKFEEKHETVLKEKERIIIERDSLKETNEELRCTQAQQDQLLQAGLFPAGSPSHDNLAAEILPIEFREKFIRLQHENKMLLLQQEGSENDRIAELQVQLEEAHRHKSGLDTEKRLNQERIRELQLQVEDLQKALQGQGAKTEDSHLKKKLDAHMVQLNEAQDEIMKKKELIEDLQPDSAQTTLKIDELLAALKKKDEDMRAMEDRYKMYLEKARNVIRALDPKLNPASVEIQSLKNQLAEKDKRIINLERECEQAKLREYEEKLIVTAWYNKSLSFQKLAIESRLAGRSSSSIVPPGQSFLAQQRQVTNARRPVSVNAPAASSK, translated from the exons ATGCGTAGTATG TTGCAGACCTTCAACACCGCGGCGCCATGTAAGACTGCGCTGGACCTGACTACTGGAGTTGCCATGTCCCAGGCGCTCCATCAGAT AGACCCCACATGGTTCAGTGAAAGCTGGCTGAGCCGTATTAAAGGAGATGTGGGTGACAACTGGCGACTAAAG ATGAACAACCTGAAAAAAGTGCTTCAGATGATGGTGGATTACTATAACGAG GTTCTGGCCCAACAGATTTCTGATTTCCCCCTGCCGGATCTGGTCCTAGTGGCCGAGCACTCTGACCCTGTGGAGCTAGGGCGCCTCCTACAGTTGATTTTGGGCTGTGCTGTCAAGTGTGAAAGGAAACAAG AGTACATTCAGATCATTATGACTTTGGAGGAGTCAGTGCAACATGTCGTGATGACTGCCATTCAGGAG CTGATGAGCAGGGAAACGATGACACAGTTTGGAGCAGAACCTCTTGGGGACGTTGAACTGCAG CTGAAGAAGGCCATGGAGGAAATGGCGGAGCTCGTGGCACAGAAAGAAGAGCTGGCACAGAGGTGCCAGGAGCTGGATGTTCAG gtcACTATTCTtcaggaggagaggaacagcCTGCTGGCGGAGAATGATGTGCTGACGGACCGGGCCAACCAGCTGGACTCCTTCGATGACCCCAGCACCCCCTCAGGGAAGAAGCACAGccagctccagctgcagcttgaacagctgcaggaggagaattTCAG ACTGGAGGCTGCTAAGGACGACTACCGCATCCACTgtgaggagctggagaagcagctTATTGAGGTTCAACATCGCAATGATGAGCTGACCAGCCTGGCAGAGGAGTCCCGCTCCCTCAAGGATGAGCTGGACATCCTGAG GAGCTGCTCGGACCGGGCCGTCAAGCTGGAGGCCTCAGTGGAGACCTACAGGAAGAAGCTGGAGGACCTGAGTGACCTGCGGCGCCAGGTGAAGACCCTGGAGGAGAAGAACATGACCTACATGCAGAACACCGTCAGTCTGGAGGAGGAGCTCCGCAAGGCCAATGCAGCCCGCACGCAGCTGGAGACCTACAAGAGACAG GTCCAGGAGCTGCACAGAAAGCTGTCAGAGGAATCCCGCAGGGCTGATAACTTGGCCTTTGAAATGAAGAAGTTTGAGGAAAAGCATGAAACtgtgttaaaagaaaaagag AGGATAATTATCGAGCGGGACTCCTTAAAAGAGACTAATGAGGAGCTGCGTTGCACACAAGCCCAACAAGATCAGCTCTTGCAAGCAG GACTTTTTCCTGCTGGAAGTCCAAGCCATGACAACCTCGCTGCTGAAATCTTGCCTATAGAGTTCAG GGAGAAGTTCATTCGACTGCAGCATGAGAACAAGATGCTGCTTCTGCAGCAGGAGGGCTCGGAGAACGACCGCATCGCCGAGCTGCAGGTCCAGCTCGAGGAGGCTCACCGCCACAAAAGCGGACTGGACACCGAGAAGAG GTTGAACCAGGAAAGGATCCGTGAACTGCAGCTTCAAGTGGAGGATCTCCAGAAAGCCCTGCAGGGGCAGGGAGCCAAGACTGAGGAC TCTCACCTGAAAAAGAAGCTTGATGCTCACAT GGTCCAGTTAAATGAAGCCCAGGATGAGATTATGAAGAAGAAGGAGTTGATTGAAGACCTGCAGCCAGACTCTGCACAGACCA CACTGAAGATAGACGAGCTTCTGGCTGCCCTCAAGAAGAAGGACGAGGACATGAGAGCAATGGAGGATCGCTACAAAATGTACTTGGAAAAGGCCCGCAAT GTGATAAGGGCCCTGGATCCCAAGCTGAACCCAGCCAGTGTTGAGATCCAGTCCCTGAAGAATCAGCTTGCTGAGAAGGATAAGAGAATCATCAATCTGgag CGCGAGTGTGAGCAGGCGAAACTTCGAGAATACGAAGAAAAGCTGATCGTTACTGCGTGGTACAACAAG AGCCTGAGCTTCCAGAAACTTGCCATCGAATCCCGGCTGGCGggccgctcctcttcctccatcgTGCCGCCCGGCCAGTCCTTCCTGGCACAGCAACGGCAGGTGACCAACGCTCGGCGCCCGGTCTCCGTCAACGCACCGGCCGCGTCCTCCAAGTAG
- the LOC135253823 gene encoding cytochrome P450 2J2-like — protein MLLYSLLEGLDIKGLLVFLIVFLLITDFLKNRNPPNFPPGPWALPVVGNVFHIDSKQPHIYLTKLAEVYGNVCSIRLGREKIVLVTGYKMMKEALVTQAENFVDRHPSPMYDKIYYGNGIFMSNGYKWRKQRRFALTTMRNFGLGKKSLESVICEESRFLQEEIEQKRGNPFDPHLLLNNSVSNIICFMVFGHRFDYSDQNFQMLLKLLSETFQLEGSIWRQLYEAFPTVINFLPGPHNEIFRHYKDLSAFVRGELEKHKQDWDPSAPRDYIDSFLAEIKCNVHDPEAGFDEFNLIMCALDLFLAGTETTSTTLRWALLYMMKYPDIHEKVQAEIDRVIGQSRQPTMADRADMPYTDAVIHEIQRMGNIVPLNMPRIASNDTTLGGYFLPKGTAIMTNLSSVLFDKTVWQTPDTFNPGHFLDSDGKFVRQDAFMPFSAGKRVCLGEQLARMELFLFFVFIFQKFSFSPVQGVELNLEGQIGSTLTPVPFKICASLR, from the exons ATGTTGCTGTATTCCTTGCTAGAGGGGCTTGACATCAAAGGGCTTCTAGTTTTCCTCATTGTCTTTCTTCTGATCACTGActttctgaaaaacagaaatccCCCCAACTTCCCCCCTGGACCCTGGGCCCTGCCTGTTGTGGGAAATGTCTTCCATATTGACAGCAAACAGCCACACATTTACCTGACAAAG CTGGCCGAGGTTTACGGGAATGTCTGCAGCATTCGCCTGGGTAGAGAAAAGATTGTGCTTGTGACAGGGTACAAAATGATGAAGGAAGCACTGGTTACTCAAGCAGAGAACTTTGTGGATCGACATCCGAGCCCAATGTATGACAAGATCTATTATGGAAATG GCATTTTCATGAGCAATGGCTACAAGTGGAGGAAACAGAGGAGATTCGCTCTCACCACCATGAGGAACTTTGGACTGGGAAAGAAATCCTTGGAATCCGTCATCTGTGAGGAGAGCAGATTCCTTCAAGAAGAGATTGAGCAGAAGCGAG GTAATCCCTTTGATCCCCACTTGCTTCTCAACAATTCCGTCTCCAATATCATCTGCTTCATGGTGTTTGGACACAGGTTTGATTATAGTGATCAAAATTTCCAAATGCTCCTGAAGTTATTGTCTGAAACATTTCAGCTGGAGGGTTCCATATGGAGACAG CTCTACGAAGCTTTTCCAACTGTGATTAATTTTCTCCCGGGACCACACAATGAAATCTTCAGACATTACAAAGACCTCTCTGCATTTGTGAGAGGGGAGCTGGAGAAGCATAAACAGGACTGGGACCCGTCTGCCCCACGAGACTATATTGACTCCTTCCTTGCTGAGATAAAATGC AACGTGCATGACCCAGAGGCTGGCTTTGACGAGTTCAACCTGATCATGTGTGCTTTGGACCTGTTTCTTGCTGGAACTGAGACCACCTCGACCACACTGCGCTGGGCCTTGCTCTACATGATGAAATACCCTGATATACATG AGAAGGTCCAGGCTGAGATTGACAGAGTAATTGGCCAATCACGGCAGCCCACCATGGCAGACAGAGCCGACATGCCCTACACTGATGCTGTGATCCATGAGATACAAAGGATGGGCAACATTGTGCCACTGAATATGCCCAGGATTGCCAGCAATGACACAACACTGGGAGGATACTTCCTTCCAAAG GGCACGGCGATAATGACAAACTTGTCTTCAGTGTTGTTTGACAAGACTGTGTGGCAGACACCAGATACTTTCAACCCTGGACACTTCTTGGATTCTGATGGAAAGTTTGTGAGACAGGATGCATTCATGCCCTTCTCAGCAG GTAAGAGGGTGTGCCTAGGGGAGCAGCTGGCTAGGATGGAGCTTTTTCTCTTCTTCGTCTTCATCTTCCAAAAATTCAGCTTCTCCCCTGTCCAGGGCGTAGAGCTAAACCTGGAAGGTCAAATCGGAAGCACCCTTACACCAGTTCCTTTCAAGATCTGTGCCTCCCTTCGATAA